Proteins encoded in a region of the Salvelinus fontinalis isolate EN_2023a chromosome 17, ASM2944872v1, whole genome shotgun sequence genome:
- the erich2 gene encoding glutamate-rich protein 2 isoform X3, translated as MSRLECVGKSSKVPQKQVAPALLETHMPKEAVGAKYFTAAPRRSLPTQAVSNPMKVTPPGRFGGVNNISVGFAGPPVILSQDLKMKDNKKPQQSASAVTGGRVFVQPRAQTTPCSVCVHPPAEPLPPLEPEGEEEHTEEDDDDGGEADDDEEEGYRAPLELMAEFWSMNQIIQKPNSSFLSSRRGWRESKRRKAKMMMMIVRTPVMKMTLGVIKTLLRAQIAPPPPPPHRRQMRKRRRRGDTNHVHPLTFPHSCQSPAHCPV; from the exons ATGAGCAG ACTTGAATGTGTGGGGAAGTCTTCCAAGGTTCCACAGAAGCAG GTGGCCCCTGCACTTCTTGAGACACACATGCCTAAAG AAGCCGTGGGAGCCAAGTATTTTACTGCCGCACCCCG ACGTAGCCTTCCTACACAAGCAGTATCAAATCCTATGAAG GTCACTCCACCGGGGAGATTCGGAGGTGTGAATAACATTAGTGTTGGGTTCGCTGGACCGCCTGTGATCCTCAGCCAAGACCTGAAGATGAAGGATAATAAGAAACCACAGCAGTCGGCTTCGGCTGTTACAG GAGGAAGAGTGTTTGTGCAGCCACGGGCCCAAACTACcccctgctctgtgtgtgttcaCCCTCCAGCAGAGCCCCTCCCCCCTCTTGAACCAGAAGGGGAGGAAGAGCACactgaggaggatgatgatgatggtggtgaggcggatgatgatgaggaggagggatacAGGGCTCCGCTGGAGCTGATGGCTGAG TTCTGGTCTATGAACCAAATAATCCAGAAGCCAAACAGTTCATTCCTCTCATCcaggagaggctggagagag AGCAAGAGGAGAAAAGccaagatgatgatgatgattgttcGGACTCCGGTGATGAAGATGACTCTGGGAGTGATCAAGACTCTCCTCAGAGCTCAgatagctcctcctcctcctcctcctcatcgtcGTCAGATGAGGAAGAGGCGCAGGAGAGGAGACACAAACCATGTCCACCCTCTTACCTTTCCCCATAGCTGTCAGTCGCCAGCACACTGCCCAGTCTGA
- the erich2 gene encoding glutamate-rich protein 2 isoform X4, with translation MSRLECVGKSSKVPQKQVAPALLETHMPKEAVGAKYFTAAPRRSLPTQAVSNPMKVTPPGRFGGVNNISVGFAGPPVILSQDLKMKDNKKPQQSASAVTAEPLPPLEPEGEEEHTEEDDDDGGEADDDEEEGYRAPLELMAEFLKSVMEKDFVLAKKLCQMILVYEPNNPEAKQFIPLIQERLEREQEEKSQDDDDDCSDSGDEDDSGSDQDSPQSSDSSSSSSSSSSSDEEEAQERRHKPCPPSYLSP, from the exons ATGAGCAG ACTTGAATGTGTGGGGAAGTCTTCCAAGGTTCCACAGAAGCAG GTGGCCCCTGCACTTCTTGAGACACACATGCCTAAAG AAGCCGTGGGAGCCAAGTATTTTACTGCCGCACCCCG ACGTAGCCTTCCTACACAAGCAGTATCAAATCCTATGAAG GTCACTCCACCGGGGAGATTCGGAGGTGTGAATAACATTAGTGTTGGGTTCGCTGGACCGCCTGTGATCCTCAGCCAAGACCTGAAGATGAAGGATAATAAGAAACCACAGCAGTCGGCTTCGGCTGTTACAG CAGAGCCCCTCCCCCCTCTTGAACCAGAAGGGGAGGAAGAGCACactgaggaggatgatgatgatggtggtgaggcggatgatgatgaggaggagggatacAGGGCTCCGCTGGAGCTGATGGCTGAG TTCCTCAAGTCTGTAATGGAGAAAGACTTTGTGCTAGCAAAGAAACTGTGTCAGATGA TTCTGGTCTATGAACCAAATAATCCAGAAGCCAAACAGTTCATTCCTCTCATCcaggagaggctggagagag AGCAAGAGGAGAAAAGccaagatgatgatgatgattgttcGGACTCCGGTGATGAAGATGACTCTGGGAGTGATCAAGACTCTCCTCAGAGCTCAgatagctcctcctcctcctcctcctcatcgtcGTCAGATGAGGAAGAGGCGCAGGAGAGGAGACACAAACCATGTCCACCCTCTTACCTTTCCCCATAG
- the erich2 gene encoding glutamate-rich protein 2 isoform X5, with protein MSRLECVGKSSKVPQKQVAPALLETHMPKEAVGAKYFTAAPRRSLPTQAVSNPMKVTPPGRFGGVNNISVGFAGPPVILSQDLKMKDNKKPQQSASAVTEPLPPLEPEGEEEHTEEDDDDGGEADDDEEEGYRAPLELMAEFLKSVMEKDFVLAKKLCQMILVYEPNNPEAKQFIPLIQERLEREQEEKSQDDDDDCSDSGDEDDSGSDQDSPQSSDSSSSSSSSSSSDEEEAQERRHKPCPPSYLSP; from the exons ATGAGCAG ACTTGAATGTGTGGGGAAGTCTTCCAAGGTTCCACAGAAGCAG GTGGCCCCTGCACTTCTTGAGACACACATGCCTAAAG AAGCCGTGGGAGCCAAGTATTTTACTGCCGCACCCCG ACGTAGCCTTCCTACACAAGCAGTATCAAATCCTATGAAG GTCACTCCACCGGGGAGATTCGGAGGTGTGAATAACATTAGTGTTGGGTTCGCTGGACCGCCTGTGATCCTCAGCCAAGACCTGAAGATGAAGGATAATAAGAAACCACAGCAGTCGGCTTCGGCTGTTACAG AGCCCCTCCCCCCTCTTGAACCAGAAGGGGAGGAAGAGCACactgaggaggatgatgatgatggtggtgaggcggatgatgatgaggaggagggatacAGGGCTCCGCTGGAGCTGATGGCTGAG TTCCTCAAGTCTGTAATGGAGAAAGACTTTGTGCTAGCAAAGAAACTGTGTCAGATGA TTCTGGTCTATGAACCAAATAATCCAGAAGCCAAACAGTTCATTCCTCTCATCcaggagaggctggagagag AGCAAGAGGAGAAAAGccaagatgatgatgatgattgttcGGACTCCGGTGATGAAGATGACTCTGGGAGTGATCAAGACTCTCCTCAGAGCTCAgatagctcctcctcctcctcctcctcatcgtcGTCAGATGAGGAAGAGGCGCAGGAGAGGAGACACAAACCATGTCCACCCTCTTACCTTTCCCCATAG
- the erich2 gene encoding glutamate-rich protein 2 isoform X2, translated as MSRLECVGKSSKVPQKQVAPALLETHMPKAVGAKYFTAAPRRSLPTQAVSNPMKVTPPGRFGGVNNISVGFAGPPVILSQDLKMKDNKKPQQSASAVTGGRVFVQPRAQTTPCSVCVHPPAEPLPPLEPEGEEEHTEEDDDDGGEADDDEEEGYRAPLELMAEFLKSVMEKDFVLAKKLCQMILVYEPNNPEAKQFIPLIQERLEREQEEKSQDDDDDCSDSGDEDDSGSDQDSPQSSDSSSSSSSSSSSDEEEAQERRHKPCPPSYLSP; from the exons ATGAGCAG ACTTGAATGTGTGGGGAAGTCTTCCAAGGTTCCACAGAAGCAG GTGGCCCCTGCACTTCTTGAGACACACATGCCTAAAG CCGTGGGAGCCAAGTATTTTACTGCCGCACCCCG ACGTAGCCTTCCTACACAAGCAGTATCAAATCCTATGAAG GTCACTCCACCGGGGAGATTCGGAGGTGTGAATAACATTAGTGTTGGGTTCGCTGGACCGCCTGTGATCCTCAGCCAAGACCTGAAGATGAAGGATAATAAGAAACCACAGCAGTCGGCTTCGGCTGTTACAG GAGGAAGAGTGTTTGTGCAGCCACGGGCCCAAACTACcccctgctctgtgtgtgttcaCCCTCCAGCAGAGCCCCTCCCCCCTCTTGAACCAGAAGGGGAGGAAGAGCACactgaggaggatgatgatgatggtggtgaggcggatgatgatgaggaggagggatacAGGGCTCCGCTGGAGCTGATGGCTGAG TTCCTCAAGTCTGTAATGGAGAAAGACTTTGTGCTAGCAAAGAAACTGTGTCAGATGA TTCTGGTCTATGAACCAAATAATCCAGAAGCCAAACAGTTCATTCCTCTCATCcaggagaggctggagagag AGCAAGAGGAGAAAAGccaagatgatgatgatgattgttcGGACTCCGGTGATGAAGATGACTCTGGGAGTGATCAAGACTCTCCTCAGAGCTCAgatagctcctcctcctcctcctcctcatcgtcGTCAGATGAGGAAGAGGCGCAGGAGAGGAGACACAAACCATGTCCACCCTCTTACCTTTCCCCATAG
- the erich2 gene encoding glutamate-rich protein 2 isoform X1 — translation MSRLECVGKSSKVPQKQVAPALLETHMPKEAVGAKYFTAAPRRSLPTQAVSNPMKVTPPGRFGGVNNISVGFAGPPVILSQDLKMKDNKKPQQSASAVTGGRVFVQPRAQTTPCSVCVHPPAEPLPPLEPEGEEEHTEEDDDDGGEADDDEEEGYRAPLELMAEFLKSVMEKDFVLAKKLCQMILVYEPNNPEAKQFIPLIQERLEREQEEKSQDDDDDCSDSGDEDDSGSDQDSPQSSDSSSSSSSSSSSDEEEAQERRHKPCPPSYLSP, via the exons ATGAGCAG ACTTGAATGTGTGGGGAAGTCTTCCAAGGTTCCACAGAAGCAG GTGGCCCCTGCACTTCTTGAGACACACATGCCTAAAG AAGCCGTGGGAGCCAAGTATTTTACTGCCGCACCCCG ACGTAGCCTTCCTACACAAGCAGTATCAAATCCTATGAAG GTCACTCCACCGGGGAGATTCGGAGGTGTGAATAACATTAGTGTTGGGTTCGCTGGACCGCCTGTGATCCTCAGCCAAGACCTGAAGATGAAGGATAATAAGAAACCACAGCAGTCGGCTTCGGCTGTTACAG GAGGAAGAGTGTTTGTGCAGCCACGGGCCCAAACTACcccctgctctgtgtgtgttcaCCCTCCAGCAGAGCCCCTCCCCCCTCTTGAACCAGAAGGGGAGGAAGAGCACactgaggaggatgatgatgatggtggtgaggcggatgatgatgaggaggagggatacAGGGCTCCGCTGGAGCTGATGGCTGAG TTCCTCAAGTCTGTAATGGAGAAAGACTTTGTGCTAGCAAAGAAACTGTGTCAGATGA TTCTGGTCTATGAACCAAATAATCCAGAAGCCAAACAGTTCATTCCTCTCATCcaggagaggctggagagag AGCAAGAGGAGAAAAGccaagatgatgatgatgattgttcGGACTCCGGTGATGAAGATGACTCTGGGAGTGATCAAGACTCTCCTCAGAGCTCAgatagctcctcctcctcctcctcctcatcgtcGTCAGATGAGGAAGAGGCGCAGGAGAGGAGACACAAACCATGTCCACCCTCTTACCTTTCCCCATAG